The sequence below is a genomic window from Ignavibacteriales bacterium.
AAAGTTACTTTATGACAGATGGGAAGAGTTAGAGAAGAAAAAACAGGAGTTATTGTAAAAAATATTTCTCTGTCACCCAGAGCCAGTCGAAGGGTGACAGAGAAGAAATAATTTATGCAGCTTTTACTTCAGCCTGGACTTTGTTGAACTCTGCAAGAATTTCAATTTTAACTTCGTTGCTTACTACAACTCCGCCAGCTTCGGTCAATGCATTCCATTGAAGACCAAAATCAAACCGGTTAACTTTGCCGTGAATTTCAAAGCCTGCAACTTCAGCTCCGCCAAAACCGGCAACGGTTCCGTTGTAAACAACATCAAGAGTAATTTCTTTTGTGATGTCGCGTATGGATAAGTCTCCGGTTACTTTCAATTCATAATCAGAAATTTTCTTTACTGATTTAGAAACGAATGTCATCTTTGGATGATTCGCCGCATCAAAAAAGTCCGC
It includes:
- a CDS encoding YceI family protein is translated as MTKWNIDSAHSEINFKVKHLVVSTVRGSFTNYEASIETAKDDFSDAIIKFEADIDSINTKNGQRDAHLKSADFFDAANHPKMTFVSKSVKKISDYELKVTGDLSIRDITKEITLDVVYNGTVAGFGGAEVAGFEIHGKVNRFDFGLQWNALTEAGGVVVSNEVKIEILAEFNKVQAEVKAA